Genomic segment of Burkholderia pyrrocinia:
ACTCCCCAGAACGGTTCGATGAGGACGCATCGTCGATGCGCCGCCGGCGGGACTGCGGATGCGTTTTCGCCGCCTGACGCATTCATTCTGGTGATCGCGGCCGGCGCGACGCTGACCGCCGGATGACAATCCTGAAATCTGCGCTGCCGCGCGCGGATAACAGCTTCGTAATCTTCGGGTCAGGGCCGGGTCAACGCGGCGCCGGCAGACTGCACGCTCGTCGCATCGAATGCGGCGCCCCTGCCCTGCTTCGAGGAACAACATCATGTGGATCGTCCGGCTGGCGTTGCGCAGGCCCTATACGTTCGTCGTGCTCGCGCTGCTGATCTTCATCGCGGGACCGCTCGCGATCCTGCGCACGCCGACCGACATCTTCCCGAACATCGACATCCCGGTCGTCAGCATCGTCTGGTCGTACAACGGCTTCTCCGCCGAGGACATGGCCAAGCGGATCACGTCGAACTACGAGCGCGCGCTCACGTCCGACGTCGACGACATCGAGCACATCGAATCGCAGTCGCTGAACGGCGTGTCGGTCGTGAAGATCTTCTTCCACCCCGGCGCGGACATCAATCGCGCGATCGCGGAAGCCGCAAGCAACTCCGCATCGATCCTGCGGATCCTGCCGCCCGGCACGCTGCCGCCGAACATCATCACGTACAACGCGTCGACGGTGCCGATCCTGCAACTCGGGCTGTCGAGCGACACGCTCGCCGAGCAGCAGCTCTACGACCTCGGCAACAGCTTCATCCGCACGCAGCTCGCGACCGTCCAGGGCGCGGCGGTGCCGCTGCCGTTCGGCGGCAAGATCCGCCAGATCGTCGTCGATCTCGACACGCGCGCGCTGCAGGCGAAAGGGCTCGCGCCGATCGACGTCGTGAACGCGATCAACGCGCAGAACCTGATCCTGCCCGGCGGCACCGCGAAAATCGGCACGCGCGAGTACAACGTGCAGATGAACGGCAGCACGCAGACGGTCGCCGCGCTGAACAACCTGCCGGTGAAGACGATCGGCGGCAGCGTCGTTTACGTGCGCGACGTCGCGCACGTTCGCGACGGCTACGCGCCGCAGACCAACATCGTGCGCGCCGACGGCAAGCGCGCGGCGCTGCTGACCGTCGAGAAAACCGGCAGCGCATCGACGCTGACGATCATCGACCAGGTCAAGGCGATGCTGCCGAAGATCGCGGCCGGCCTGCCGAAGGCGCTGCACATCTCGGCGCTCGGCGATCAGTCGCTGTTCGTGAAAGCGGCGGTCCAGGGCGTCGTGCGCGAGGCGCTGATCGCCGCGTGCCTCACCGCGCTGATGATCCTGCTGTTCCTCGGGAGCTGGCGCGCGACGCTGATCATCGCGGTATCGATTCCGCTCGCGGTGCTGACGTCGCTGCTCGCGCTGGCCGCGCTCGGCCAGACGATCAACATCATGACGCTCGGCGGGCTCGCGCTAGCGGTCGGGATTCTCGTCGACGATGCCACCGTCGCGATCGAGAACATCACGCACCACCTCGAACGCGGCGCGCCGCTCGAAGACGCGATCCTGACCGGCGCGGGCGAGATCGCGGTGCCGACCTTCGTGTCGACGCTGTCGATCTGCATCGTGTTCGTGCCGATGTTCCTGCTGACGGGCGTCGCGCGCTATCTGTTCGTGCCGATGGCCGAGGCGGTGATCTTCGCGATGGTCGCATCGTATTTCTTCTCACGCACGCTGGTGCCGACGCTCGCGATGGCGCTGATGCGCGCGAAGGGGCTCGGCCGGCCGCCGCGCGGCGTGTTCGCACCCCTCGTGCATTTGGCGCGTTTCCAGGCCGCGTTCGAACATCGCTTCGAGGCGGTCCGGCTGCGCTATCGCGCGCTGCTGTCGGCGGCGATCGCGCGCCGCCGCCGTTTCGCGGCGGCCTTCCTGCTCGCATGTGTCGCGTCGACCGGGCTGTTCGCGTTCGCCGGGCAGGATTTCTTCCCGTCGGTCGACACGGGCGAGATCCGCCT
This window contains:
- a CDS encoding efflux RND transporter permease subunit, producing MWIVRLALRRPYTFVVLALLIFIAGPLAILRTPTDIFPNIDIPVVSIVWSYNGFSAEDMAKRITSNYERALTSDVDDIEHIESQSLNGVSVVKIFFHPGADINRAIAEAASNSASILRILPPGTLPPNIITYNASTVPILQLGLSSDTLAEQQLYDLGNSFIRTQLATVQGAAVPLPFGGKIRQIVVDLDTRALQAKGLAPIDVVNAINAQNLILPGGTAKIGTREYNVQMNGSTQTVAALNNLPVKTIGGSVVYVRDVAHVRDGYAPQTNIVRADGKRAALLTVEKTGSASTLTIIDQVKAMLPKIAAGLPKALHISALGDQSLFVKAAVQGVVREALIAACLTALMILLFLGSWRATLIIAVSIPLAVLTSLLALAALGQTINIMTLGGLALAVGILVDDATVAIENITHHLERGAPLEDAILTGAGEIAVPTFVSTLSICIVFVPMFLLTGVARYLFVPMAEAVIFAMVASYFFSRTLVPTLAMALMRAKGLGRPPRGVFAPLVHLARFQAAFEHRFEAVRLRYRALLSAAIARRRRFAAAFLLACVASTGLFAFAGQDFFPSVDTGEIRLHLRAPTGTRIEETARLTDEVEARIHDVIPANDIASVLDNIGVPVSGINLTYDSSDPIGTEDADVMITLKPNHAPTAAYVAKLRNLLAQSFPGVTFAFLPADIVSQILNFGLPAPIDIQIVGNQLDQNRAVANALLAKLRGVRGLVDARIQQPGDEPAINVNVDRTKAIQAGLEQRDVAQSLLIALSGSSQTTPNFWLDPRNGVSYPLMVQTPQYSVDSLQALANVPLPAGTARSPQTPAGGPAAGAPAQNLLGALGSFSRATQQAVVSHYNVQPVLDIFASVQGRDLGGVTADVTKLVDAARVQLPPGSSIVLRGQVQAMHESFAGLLGGLALAIALVYLLMVVNFQSWLDPLVIVGGLPASLAGIAWMLFVTRTTLSVPALTGTILCIGIATANSILVVNAARELIAGGAPPWQAALDAGFSRFRPVVMTALAMLIGMLPMALGLGDGGEQNAPLGRAVIGGLAFGTLSTLLFVPVVFGFVHAWLDRRRDAAAARRAQDTPALP